A stretch of the Aminipila terrae genome encodes the following:
- a CDS encoding FadR/GntR family transcriptional regulator, whose amino-acid sequence MPESGGNVEIREYKKVIEYVKDEIRQGRIRLEDKLPAERIMAETLDMSRNSVREALRTMENMGILESRQGSGNYLTGNLNKMFAESIGMMLLLKQITYDEVNSLRRAIERESYLQAITNISQNQIEQLVKILETMKRSEIDEMVQKDKEFHYLIISASGNNLVINIMEALEEIYTESVEHMLKTTTDEIRGKLILSHEKMLECIVKKDEAKGRQAVDQHYDIIESWYKKM is encoded by the coding sequence ATGCCAGAAAGCGGTGGAAATGTGGAAATCAGAGAATATAAAAAGGTAATTGAATATGTTAAAGATGAGATCAGACAGGGGCGGATACGATTGGAGGATAAACTTCCTGCAGAAAGAATCATGGCGGAAACACTTGATATGAGCAGGAACTCTGTAAGAGAGGCCCTGAGAACCATGGAGAATATGGGCATACTGGAAAGCAGGCAGGGATCAGGAAATTATCTCACAGGAAACTTAAATAAAATGTTTGCCGAATCCATAGGGATGATGCTTTTATTAAAGCAGATAACCTATGATGAAGTGAATAGTCTCAGACGTGCCATAGAGAGAGAATCTTATTTGCAGGCTATTACAAACATTTCTCAAAATCAGATAGAGCAGCTGGTGAAAATTCTTGAGACTATGAAGCGGTCTGAAATTGATGAAATGGTGCAAAAAGATAAGGAATTTCATTATCTGATTATTAGTGCTTCCGGAAATAATCTGGTCATTAACATAATGGAAGCACTGGAAGAAATCTATACAGAGTCCGTAGAACATATGCTGAAGACCACAACGGATGAAATAAGAGGCAAGCTTATTCTTTCTCATGAGAAAATGCTTGAATGTATTGTTAAAAAAGATGAGGCCAAGGGTAGACAGGCAGTTGACCAGCATTATGACATTATTGAATCCTGGTATAAGAAAATGTAA